The genomic segment TGGCTGGCCAGGAAGTTGAAGTAACTGGTTTTGCGACCAAGACTAAGATTCTCCATCGCCTCTGCCGACAGCTCACGGGCCCACTGACTCAGGATGCTGCTGTCTTCACGCAGCAGTGCATGCAGGGTCAGGGGAGGCAGAGGGAACTGATAGACCATATGGGCCTCATCTCCCGCTCCAAAATAGGAGATATTCTCCTGATGGGGCACATTGGTCTCTGTGATCAGCCGGGTCCCGGGAGCCACCAAGTCAACAATCTGTCGCCACAACTTGATGATCTCATGGGCCTGAGGCAGATGGATACAGCGAGTGCCGAGTTGCTTCCAGATAAATCCGATGGCATCCAGGCGGATGGAGCGACCACCATTTGCGACATACTGGAGCAGGATATCAATACTCTCCAGCAGCACCCCGGGCTCGGAGAAATTAAGATCCACCTGATCCTCAGAGAAGGTTGTCCACAGATGCACCTGCTCGCCATCTTCCTTGGTGAAGGGAGTAAACAGGGGATGAGTTCTGGGGCGTGTCACCGAGGAGTAGTCCTGACTCAAATCGCCCTGGATAAAGAAGTTCCGGTACTTTTCCTCCCCGGCCAGATAGCCCCGGAACCAGTCGCTGCTCTTTGAGATATGGTTGATCACACAGTCATACATGAGATCGAAATGTTCAGCCAGATCATTAAGATCTGGCCAATCCCCCAGGATAGGATCCACCTTCCTATAGTCCAACACACTGAAACCATCGTCCGAGGTGTAGGGAAACATAGGCAGGATATGGATATCGCTGATCTTCCCTTTCAGATAACGATCGGCAAAGATCTTAAGCCCCCGCAGCGTTGGCTGATCCTGACAGGCTATGCTATCCCCGTAGCAGATCAGATAGCAGGTTGTCTCATCGATCCATTGGGCCTTATTACTCGTGCCCTGCCACCTGGCGATCAGATCCATAATCTTCTGGCTGATTGATGACAGATCCTGATCCGGATATATCCGGGCGATCCTCTGCTCCAGCTTATCTTTGAATAGATCAGCCTGTTGTTTGTTCATCTGGATATCCATTACTGATCCTCTCTGAGTATTAACTGCAGATCTATGCTGTTATTGGGTTTTACCAGAGCCTTGGGATTATCCAGATCCTGCTCGCGATAGTTAACGATACGCACCCTGGCAAAATGACTGAATTGCTCAAGGTTCAGTGACTGCGGCTCGAGTCCCGGGTTGTAGAGGCGCAGGATGATCGCATCAGGCTGCTCCAGAGAGTGGGCGATGGATGAAAGCTCCAGCGGCTCTTCAACCTTTAGCAGGCTGAACTCTGATGGCATCTCGCGCTTTGCAAAGTCCACCTGGAAGCGCTCCAGACGATTTTGGAAGCTATTGAGGCTCTGCAGCTGATAACCAAAGGGAGGGTGAAGATAGGCTCGCTCCTGCTCACGGATCGCGGCGTGACTCGCCTGCTCTGTCAGGCTGATGGCAAAACTAAACTCCATGCTCTTTTGTAGTTGGGCATCCGGGGTAAAGACCCGGGTATTGTTGATCCCAGAAGCCCTTCCCGGACGCCACAGCAGATCATTATTGCCCAGCACCCCGACCGACTTAAACAGGGTCAGGGCGATCTGGCTTTGTCCTGAACCTGATAGAACTTGATACTCTTTGAGGCCACGGCCTGTCACCAGCATGGCCCGATTATCCTGAGCAATGGCGACCACCCCATCGGTGGTCTCAATATCCACCGGGCACTCACGGTATCTGTCCCGCCAGTCATCGGCCACGGCAGCCACCGGGCGATTGATGGTGGCAAAAGGCAGGGTGCTGATAGACTCCTCGCTGTGAATATCCGAGTTCAACAGCAGGCGTAACCTGTGATCTTTGATGCCATTGTCGGTCTCAAGGTTAACCTCGAGCCGTGACTGTCCGGCCCGCAACACCAGCTGTAACCTTACCTCCAGCTCGCGGCTTTGCTGCTCAAGCTCGCGTTCCTGCAGATCCGCGGGAAGCTGCAAGCGGGTCTTAAGGATCATCTCCTGACGCAACGGACCCTGCTGACAGCTTATCAGCTCAAAGCCCTCAGAGTAGATTGGTCGGTCTCCCTCAAGGGGCGAGAAATCGTAGGAGTCTCCTGCATCGGCCTGGTTCTCAAAGCGAATCAACTCCCTGATAATGCGATCGCTTTGCAGCTGATGAAGCACCAGCTCTCCCTGCTCTAAGCTGAGTTTGAGCTGGTCATTTTCGATGTAGTTAAGCTGTTTCTCCCGAGCTTTGCCGGAGCATGGCTCAGCGAGTAGCTGATAGCAGCGATAGCCCATCGCCGGTAGCTCTGAGACCTCGGCTTGCAGAACAAAACGGTAGTAGGGTGGAACCGCGATCTCTCTTTCACCATCCTTGGTCACCTCGATGATCCTGCCACCATCCAGGGTTTCACGCTCCAGTTGCTGGCAAGTGAGCTTTTCACCATCCAGGGCCAGACAGATCTCGGGTTCACGACTGAAGATCTCCACCTCAGTGGGCCCGCTATAGGGCTTGATTCGGGAGTTGAAGACTAGCACCTCTCCCTCTTCACAAACCTGGGTGGCGATATTCTTCACCACCAGGTTGTAAAGACCCTGGCTTACCTCTTCGGCCTGCTTTAAGCGATGCATGATATCGGCATTGGTTGCATCACTGTTGCAGCCTCCCATGCTATCGTGGGCATGGCACTCCAGGATCTTCTTCCAGGCCAGATCCACCAGCTCGGTATGAACTTCGATCTGATGCGCCCGGGCGATAGCGATCACCGGCTCCAGCCTCTTTAACAGGAACTGCTCTATCTCGAAGTTGAGCTTCTTGATGTCATAGCGCACCGAACCTATGGTCTTGTGAATCCGCGCATAGCGAGGAGTTTTCAACTCCCCCTGGTAGGTCTCAAACCCAGATCTATGCTTGCGCAGGTAGGCGACATAGTCCTCCATCGAGGAGATCTGGTAGCTGTCCCCAGGTGAGCGCTCACTGGCAGTGGCCAGGATCTCCGGCAACCTGGGGTCTATATTGACCTGATCGCCTCCCGAAGGCAGTAACAACTCATCTAACCCGGACAGCTCGCGGATTTTGTCCACCATGGGAAAAATCTTGTCATCAAGATGAATAGGTGTGTCTTGCATATTCTTGGCAGCGCCATAGCCATGCACCAGGTTATATGCGATCACCTCTTCATCTCCCGGAGAGCGCCACAGGAAATTACACTGGCTCACCTGGGTGTCGTAATCGATACCGCGCCAGAAAATGATGTTATCTATACCAAAACCTTTGAACAGAGTTGGCATCTGCGTGTTGTGACCAAAGGTATCTGGCAGGTAACCCACGGCCATGCTATGGCCCAGCTGCCCGGCAATCTGCATCCCGTATTTGAGGTTTCGAATAATCGATTCGGCGGCCACATTGTAGGTATCGGTCTGGGTGTACCAGGGGCCGATGAACAGGCGCCTTGCTTTCACCAGGGCCGCCATCCGTTCGCGCATCTGCGGCTTTATTTTCAGATAATCTTCAACGATGGCAGACTGACCATCCAGGTGGTAGCAGTGATAGCTCTGCTGACTCTCCAGGGTCTCGATCACCCGGGTGAAGTTATAGCTGGCCAGAACATCACTATCTTGCTGAGTGAAGTACCACTCACGATCCCAATGGGTGTGGGGAATGACATGAACTTTTGCCATGTAGCTGTCTCTTTATTTTACGAAATAGAGGGAAGAGCTGATCCATGCCAGCTCTCGAAGAATCAGTCCCGGGCGCTTGCAGGTTTAGTGCATAGCAGCAGGGAGACGGCGATAAATCCGGAGCCAACGAACACACAGAGGGTATAGCTGATGGGATCGGAAGAGAGAAGCCATCCCCAAACCGCAGGCAATGGCAGGCTCTGCCAAACCTTCAACACCACAGCCAGCTGAGTTCCGATCACGGAGCCCAGGATCATCACGGGGATCATCTTGGGGTTTTTCAGGATGAAGGGGATGGCCCCCTCAGAGATACCGATCAACCCCAGCATGAAAGAAGTTTTACCCACCGTCTGCTCTTCACGGCTGAACACCCGGGGGCGGAACTTCCCATCAAGCAGGGCGGCCATTCCAACACCTATCGGTGGGATCACAATTCCAAGCTCCCGGGCGATCAGGTCAAAATTTTTCCCCATGCCGTTCAGGCCCAGGGCCACCGAACCTGCCGCCTTATTGATGGGCCCGCCGAGATCAAAGGCGGTACCTGCGGCAATCACCATGGAGTAGAGGCCTCGCCCGGCATCTCCCGCCTGGGTAAAGAGATGGATCATCGCCTGGTTCACCGCGCCGAAGAAGGGATTGATCACATAGGACATGGCCAGCACCATCACCACCCCGGCGATGAGTGGTACCAGCAGCATGGTCTTCAGGGTGGTCAGCTCTGTTTTTATCTTGATGTGATCATTGAGATAGCGCACCAGGTAGCCAATCAAAAATCCGATGGCGATGGCACCAAAGAACCCGGAAGGAACCCAGTCGTGGAGATCGAAGAAGCGCTTATAGGGCTCATCTGTCATCACCCCGCCGATAAAGGCCGGGATCAGCGCCGGTTTTCCCGCTATCGAGTACGCCAGATAGCCGGCAAACACCGGGTACATAAACTTGATGGTCATGAAACCCAGATGATCCAATGTCTCAAATGGGGTGCCACTGATATCCATGAACTGCCCGGAGATCTTGGCAATCGCCATCAGCAAGCCACCCAGCACCACCACCGGCAGCATATAGCTGATACCTGTCATGATATGCCCAATGAAGACCTGATAGGCGGAACGCTTCTCATCGATGGGAAGATTCGCGCTGCTAGATGTTCCCTTTTCGCGCTTCATCGCCTCAGGCAACAGGGCCTCGAAATGCTTGATCAGCTCCTGAGTCCGAACCTTCAGAGGATTCGCCTCCTCAAAACGCTCCATCTCAGAGATGGGAACATCGATCGCCAGTACCACGGCATCAGCTGTTGCTATGTCGTGGGCCGTGAGTCTGTTTTTGATCCCATCGCTTCCCTGGGTCTCGACCTTTACCTGATACCCCTGTTTCTCAGCCCAGCTCTGGATCTTCTTGGCTGCCATAAAGGTATGGGCTATCCCGGTTGGGCAAGCGGTAACTGCGACCAGTTTTTTCTGTGCCATGCTGTTGTTCACCCCTGTTCATCACTGGGGTCAGTATAAAAAGCCGCTGACGTACTTGAGTAGGGTTTCCTCGCACAACTCATGTATCGTGATACTTCTGGGAGTTAGCTCACAGAAATTACCGCCTGTTTCACGCCTAATGACCCCCAAATGTTGTAAAGATCCAAGCTGTCACATGAAAACTTTCCAGGGTGTTGAGCGAATCATCTATGAGTTCCTAATCGGTCATGCCGGCGAGCTCGCAACCATCTCAGCCAAGGAGATAGCTGCCAAGGCCTTCACCACTACCACCTCGGTAAACCGGGTCAGTAAGAAGCTTGGTTACGCCAGCTACACTGAGCTGCGCTATAAGCTGGCCAGAGATCTGAGCGAAAATCAGGGCGGTCAGCAGCAACAGCCTCAACAACAGGAGCAGCTTGAAGCCTTTGCTATGGGGTTAAAAGAGGCGCGGGTGGTTTACCTCTACTCCCGGGGCGCCTCTCTGGTGAGTGGCAGCTACCTGTCGCGATTTCTCTCTTTGACCAACATCCCCCATCTGGTGATCACAGATATTCATCAGCTCACCCTGGCAAGCGAGGGAGTCTTGGTGGTGATCAGTAAATCCGGGATGACTCAGGCGGTGATCGAAATGGCGCATAACGCCAAGCGCAAGGGGCTGAAGGTTTTTTCGATAAGTCACCGGGATTCGACCCTGGCCAAGTTTAATCACAGGAATCTTAGTGATGTTGGGGCGATCGACAGCATCTCTCCCTATAGCCGGGAGAGCCAGCTGCATATCCTCAAGCTGGTGGATAGCCTTGGCGAGCTGCTGTTGCGCCCCTGAGGCGGCTTACATCCGATCTTCACCTGCCACTGAAAGAGCGGTCGTTTAGAGGCTGTTTCTGAAAGCAACTGCCCATGCTCCGAGTATCGGCATGAGCGATTTAACAGAGGTTTTGATATTCAGAGAAGCTCTGAATAAACCACTCAATTTTTGGATCGTTATGGCGTGTCTTATGCCAATAAAGTGTAAGCTGATAATTTGGAACCTTCAGAGGCAGAGGGGAGACTTTCAGTGAAAGATTGTCTTTAATTCGCTCGGCATACAGCTTAGGCACCGTCAGTAAATAAGGGGTATTTTGCACAAAGTAGGGAGCCGCCAGTATGCTTGCCGTTTTAATCGAGATCTGACGCTTCTTCTTAGACTTGGCCAGTGAGATATCCACTATGCCTCGTCTCTCGTTCCAGGGCGCAACAAGGATATGCTGAAAGTTTAAAAATGCTTCTAAATCAAGCACCTTCTGAATCGGGTGGGAGTGGCAGCGAACATTCACATAGCAATCTTCCAACCAGGCCATGTAGGCGACACTTTCTGAGAATTCATGCTGATGCGCATAGCCACACACCAGATCCAGGTTAGCTGATTTAAGCTCAGACTCAGGTAACCGCTCCTCAAGTTGTAAAAACTCAACTTTGATCGAGTTGAATCTGTGAGTTAAATAACTGATGAAGGGCTGAATACTCAGACATGTGTAATCTGTCGCAGCAATCTTGAAGGTATGCGGTTCATCCGGGGAGAAGGGGTGTGATTCCTCAAGGCCTTTACTGAGCATGCTTAACCCGGGCAGTATCAGTGAAAATAAGCGGTGAGAGTACTCTGTCGGATGCATTCGATTATCGATGCGGATGAACAGTTCATCTCCGAGGCGCTCCCTGAGTCTTTGCAGTGCATGACTGCAGGCAGACTGGCTCAGACTCAGCTCCTGTGCAGTCAGAGTTACAGAACCTGTTTGGTACAGGCTGGCAAACAGCTTTAGTAAGTTGAGATCAATATTTGGAAAACTTATCATGCATCAGATTCATTTAGTGGTTTGATACTATGCATTTCATTCATCAACATTTTTCAATTACACTCCTGTTGATTCAGTCAAATAGATAACAGATAAGGAGAGTTTATGCTCTTTCTGCGCCCCGCATCAATCAATGATATCGAAAGAATTTCAGAGATAGAGACTCTCTGCTTTCCTCAGTCTGAGGCAGCAGATCTTGATGCCTTTAAGCAGCGATTTGCTGTATTTCCGGAGTGTTTTATTGTTATTGAGGTCGATGGAAAAGTCGTGGGACATATCAATGGCTGTATCAATAATAAATTGGAGATCACCGATGCATTATTCGAGAACGCCTCATTACATCAGCCTGATGGTATGTACCAGACAATTTTTGGACTGGCCGTTGATCCCAAGTTTCAACACCAGGGGTATGCATCCAGGCTTATTCAGGCTTTTATTCAACAAAGCAAGGAGAGAGGCTTGAGAGGCATAGTATTAACCTGTAAAGAGCACCTGGTTAATTATTATGAGCGCCACGGGTTCAAGCTCGAAGGACAATCAAACTCGACCCATGGTGGCTCACTCTGGTTTGATATGACCCTTATTTTTTGAGTCCCAATCAATCCGCTGCAAGCCAGGAAAGCAGCGGAGGGAAGCTGAGCTCAACCCGCAGAGTGACTCTGCCAATCATCATCGCAAATTTCAATGTATTCCAGGATCTGGATGGGAGTTAAACCTTCAGGGGAGATCCATCTACTTTCCAGCGGTTATTTTGCGAGCCGGATCAAACTTGTATCGCCATACAGCGAATGTATTACGGTAGCCTTTACCGGACTTTTTACCGATTCCTATACTGCCCCGGACTCTCCCACTCACAACATTGAGAAAGGCGGCCTATGAAAACTCAACTCCTTGCCTGTGCAACTGCACTCACCCTTGGCACAACCCCGGCCCTGGCCGGTGACACCAAACTGGATGTTCGATTCGGCTATAACACCACATCCGAAAACAAGGATAGCCGGGTCAAGTTTATGCACACCTTCAACAGCGGTTTCTATTTCAGCGCCGAGGCGGCCCAAAGCCATAATGATGGTTACTTCTCAGGCAATGACAGCAATGATCCTGAGATTGAGGGAACCCGGGGAACGGCTCAGGAGTTTGAGGCTAACTACAAGTTTGAGCTGGATAACGGCTGGTATATTACTCCGGCACTGGTGACTGTTCTCACCTCTGGCCGGACCGACTATCGCCCCTACCTCAAGGCAGGTACCAGCTTTGATAACGGTATCTCATTCAGCGCCCGCTATCGATTCAACTGGTCTAATGATGCCAATGGTAAAACCCTGCTCGATGGCAGCGGGACCACCCGCGATTCCTCGAATCAGTTTGATCTGTGGATCTCCAAGAGCATAGGCGACTGGGGACTCACATATAACCCACGCTACCGCTATCAGCAAGGGGTTGATCAGGGAACGGGGCGCGATGATTACTGGGAGCACACCCTGGTGATCAGCAACCAGCTAAACGAAACCTGGACTCCCTATATGGAGCTGGTCTCTCTGGATAAAACCTATGTGAATAGCACCGGCGAACATAAAAATGACTATGCGGTTCGTCTGGGTGTCGTTATCGGCCTGTAATCGCCTCAGAGCAAGGATGCTCGCCCCTCCTCCCTCTTCTTTCAAACCAGATAGCTAATAAGTCGGCCCGGTGAACTTATTGAGGGCTTTTCAGTCTTACCCTATGACTGATCCTGAGCATGTTGCTAAAGAGATAAACCGGAGAGACTATGTCACTCAAATCATTTGGTGTTGGTGCCGCCCTGGTCGCTGTTGGCCTGACTGCAGAGGTACTGTTCTTTATCTTTTAATACTCGGGCTGCCTGGCAGCAGCCCGCAATTTGAATAGAAGAAAGATATCCCGAATGTTGCTATTGAGCGATCGCTTAACCCTCAATGTCATAGCGAATCGTAAGCTTCCCCTTCTTATTTTTTATACCCATAATTCTGATACTCCCAATATCTGTTAAATCATCAACATGCGTACCACCACAGGGATAGGCAATCAGATCATCAAAGCCAACCATCCGGTAACCCTGACCGTCAAAATGTTGATTCTGCTTTCCCCCTTGCCGGATTAATTGATTCACCTGATACTCCAACTCTTCCGGCTGTGGTAAATCAGCGGCATCATAACCTGTGAATGCGACTCTTCCCTCTCCGGGGAAGTGGTGTCCCTGAATGGCTCTCCACCCCAATGTTTCCCCCAGGTAACCAATGACGTGACCAGCGCTATGCAATCGGGAATGAACTTCACGAGCCTGTGTATCTAAGATAATTTCCGCATCACCCAGCTTCACCGGGTTAGCAAGCAGATGATAGATCCCTGTATCACAACATCGTACAGATATAACCTCCTCCCCATTTATCGTTCCCTTATCACTCGGCTGTCCCCCACCTTGAGGATGAAAGATCGTATCATCCAATATGACCCTATATCCGGATTCGACCGGATCACATTGAACAACCTTTACATCGGCTCTGATATTGCTGCTGTCATAATAAGAACGTATAGACATTAGGTTCCCCCATAACTGGATTAATCTCTGGTCATCAAGGATAAGTGCAGGCTAAACTCGTGACAATAAACTAAAAATAGAAAGGGGTTTTGCTCTGTGCGCAACAATAAAGCCATAGATCATCTCTATGAAATGGCGATCCTCGTCCAGGTTGTCAAAACAGGGAGCTTTTCCGAAGCGGCCAAACGCTTAGGCCTTGCTCCCTCTTCGGTAAGCCGAAGCATTAAGAAGCTCGAAGCTGCGCTCAATGTCTGTATATTACAAAGAACAACCCGAAAATTCAGGTTGACTGAACAAGGCAAACAGATCCACCAGCATTGTCTGGACATGTTAATCTCTGCCGAGCAAGCGATTGAAACATCAAACAAAACCGTCCAATCCCCGAAAGGGACATTGCGCATTGCCGTTCCTAAAGCTGTGGCCTACTCCTTTATTCACCCCCATATACCAGCCTTTTTAGAGCTGTATCCTGATATCAATATTCATCTGATACTGGATGATTTAGATCGTGATATCGTCGATCAGAGAATTGATATCCAATTCAAAATAACCCAGTCGCCTCCTCCGGGAATGATGGGAAGATCCATGATACCTATCCAGCATGTATTGTGCGCCTCTCACCAATATATCAAGCAACGTGGTACACCTAATCACCCAAGGGATTTGGCGAATCACAGCTGCTTGTCTCTTGGCCAGCACCCCGCTGATGCTAAATGGCGCTTCACAAAGGATCAAAAGAGCACTCAGGTAGATGTCACCGGCCGCTATGTTGCTAATCACTCCCGAATTAGGATGGAAGCCGCTCTGCAGCATATTGGGATCGCCAGCCTTCCATTATTTGTCGCTCAACCGACCATTGAAAATGGTCAGTTAATTCATATCCTTCCTGACTGGACATTCCATACGGATTATTCAGGTGACTTATGGATCCTCTATGCATCAACAAAACACCAGCCCGCTCACTTAAAAGCCTTTGTAAGCTTCATATGCGACAAACTTTCAAAATCAAGTGGCCCGGGCTAAATAACTGTTCGACGAATGGGATCGATTGTCATTTCTGATTATGGTTTGTTTAAGTCGGCTCTCCAATATGCCGTACTAAAGAGGAGCCTCTGAGGGGTGACTGTGTTGGCCACCCCAGCCACAGATGGATGATTACCCCTTGGCCTTTAGCTGAGCAAGCTCTCTGCGCAACTCATCGAGCTCATCTAAAAGATCTGACGCAACCGCAATACCCGGAAGGTTTAGCTTGAGATCCCGTTGCAGGCGCAAGGCCCGGCGCAGCCGAAAGAAGTTATTCACATCAAACTGCCAGCGGGAGGGTAAAGCCCCCTCCTCGACGGGATCGATCACCCCATGAGAGACCAGATCAACCACCACCTCGGCACAGATATGCTCGCATTCACAGATCTCCACCAGAGAGTAGCGAGTCTGCTGATCCAGTATATGCGTTTGTGTCACTGTTATTTGAGTTCCCATCTCTTCCCCCTAAACACCCAGTGCAGCTCTTGGATTGAAGGTTTCAGACTCAGCTAATTGCTGGTAAAGCCTGGTTGCCTCCTCCGAGTGCGATTTTGGAATGGTGATATTCAAAGTCGCATAGAGATCGCCCTCAGGGTGACCGGACCAACCCTTGCCCTTGAGCCTTAACTTCTGACCATTGGTGCTATTAGGTGCGACTTTTAGCTTCAACTTTCCACCCAGGGTCGGCACCGTTACCTCAGCGCCCAGGACCGCCTCCCAGGGAGCGACGGGCAGATCCAGATAAAGATCCTTACCCTTGAGCGTAAAGACCGGGTGTGGTGCCAGATCGATCTCCAGATAGAGATCGCCATTCTCTGCTCCTCCGATCCCGGCTCCCCCCTGACCAGCAAGGCGGATCTTCTGTCCCTGTAGTACCCCAGCCGGGATCTTCACATTGAGAGTCTTGGTTCGCTGAGAGAAAGCTCCCTGTTCATTCACCTCCGGAATCGAGAAACTGATCTGTTTTTCACAGCCTGAATAGGCCTCCTCAAGAAACAACGCCAGCTTGTACTGGGCATCTTCACCACGCATCTTAAAGGCGTGATGCGCTCGCCTCTCCCCCTGTGCCTGGCCATGGTATCCGCCGCCACCAAACATAGATTCGAAAAAATCACTGAAGTGCTGGGGATCGGTTTGGGTATATCCACCACGTGAAAACCCTGAAGCTGACTGCCAGTTGGGCGGTGGCTCAAATCTACCATCGGCACGTCGCGCCCCACCGGCACGTAACTGATCATACTCGGCACGTTTTTCCTGGTCCTTGAGAACCTCATAGGCCTCACCAACCTCTTTGAATTTCTCTTCGGTCTTACTGTCTTTACTCAAATCCGGGTGATATTTACGAGCCAGCTTTCGATAAGATTTTTTGATCTCATCTGTGGTGGCGTTCTCCTTGAGACCAAGGATCTGGTAGTAGTCTTTAAATTCCATCTGCGTGTATCCCTGATGCTGGTGTTACATCTTTCACAAACAGCGTACGGCTGAGTTTCCATACTCCTGCAGATTGCTTCATTGAGCAACATCGACGGGACACTTTTGTGCGGTACACTGTGACTGCAGCTCATAAATTCCACCATGAGCAAGCCGCCCCAAAAAGCACCCCTCCCTTAAACCATGAGTCCTCCCCATCGGCAGAAGAACCAGGATCTTCACCGAAGTTCCCGACAGATTCGGACAGGATTCATCTACAAAAACAGCTAGATAGTTACAGCTTCTCGGGCTAACCTAACCGGCAAAGGCTGGCCCGGTTGGCCATTTTCTGTTGAGCTAAGCAGGCTGAGGAATAGTGAAAATGTGGCGATGGAGATTGAACGGCTTGATAAAACAGATAATGCTGATCGCTCTTTGCATGGTGAGTACCCTGGCAGTGGCGCATCCACACTCTTGGATTGAACTTCACACCAGGTTTATCGGCAATGATAAGGGGCAATTAACCGCCCTGAAATACACCTGGGTGTTTGATGAGATGACCTCCTCCTATACCCTGGATGGAGAGGATCTCAGCGCCAAAAACAGAGCCAAAACACTGAACAGGGTCGGAGCTTCAATCGTCTCAAATATGGCCTATTATCACTATTTCAGCTACCTGTATAACAAGGGGCAGCCGGTCAAATACCACCTGGCCACCGAGCCTCACCTCGCCTATGACAAGGGTAAATTATCCCTGAGCTTTACTCTGCCGATAGCTCACCCCCTGGCGATGCAGGGCAAACAACTTGAGCTGCTGATCTATGACCCAACCTACTATATCGATATGAGCTACCCCCATACTCAACAGATACAGCTAGACCCGATCCTAGCCAAGTCCT from the Dongshaea marina genome contains:
- a CDS encoding LysR family transcriptional regulator — protein: MISFPNIDLNLLKLFASLYQTGSVTLTAQELSLSQSACSHALQRLRERLGDELFIRIDNRMHPTEYSHRLFSLILPGLSMLSKGLEESHPFSPDEPHTFKIAATDYTCLSIQPFISYLTHRFNSIKVEFLQLEERLPESELKSANLDLVCGYAHQHEFSESVAYMAWLEDCYVNVRCHSHPIQKVLDLEAFLNFQHILVAPWNERRGIVDISLAKSKKKRQISIKTASILAAPYFVQNTPYLLTVPKLYAERIKDNLSLKVSPLPLKVPNYQLTLYWHKTRHNDPKIEWFIQSFSEYQNLC
- a CDS encoding glycoside hydrolase family 38 N-terminal domain-containing protein, with protein sequence MAKVHVIPHTHWDREWYFTQQDSDVLASYNFTRVIETLESQQSYHCYHLDGQSAIVEDYLKIKPQMRERMAALVKARRLFIGPWYTQTDTYNVAAESIIRNLKYGMQIAGQLGHSMAVGYLPDTFGHNTQMPTLFKGFGIDNIIFWRGIDYDTQVSQCNFLWRSPGDEEVIAYNLVHGYGAAKNMQDTPIHLDDKIFPMVDKIRELSGLDELLLPSGGDQVNIDPRLPEILATASERSPGDSYQISSMEDYVAYLRKHRSGFETYQGELKTPRYARIHKTIGSVRYDIKKLNFEIEQFLLKRLEPVIAIARAHQIEVHTELVDLAWKKILECHAHDSMGGCNSDATNADIMHRLKQAEEVSQGLYNLVVKNIATQVCEEGEVLVFNSRIKPYSGPTEVEIFSREPEICLALDGEKLTCQQLERETLDGGRIIEVTKDGEREIAVPPYYRFVLQAEVSELPAMGYRCYQLLAEPCSGKAREKQLNYIENDQLKLSLEQGELVLHQLQSDRIIRELIRFENQADAGDSYDFSPLEGDRPIYSEGFELISCQQGPLRQEMILKTRLQLPADLQERELEQQSRELEVRLQLVLRAGQSRLEVNLETDNGIKDHRLRLLLNSDIHSEESISTLPFATINRPVAAVADDWRDRYRECPVDIETTDGVVAIAQDNRAMLVTGRGLKEYQVLSGSGQSQIALTLFKSVGVLGNNDLLWRPGRASGINNTRVFTPDAQLQKSMEFSFAISLTEQASHAAIREQERAYLHPPFGYQLQSLNSFQNRLERFQVDFAKREMPSEFSLLKVEEPLELSSIAHSLEQPDAIILRLYNPGLEPQSLNLEQFSHFARVRIVNYREQDLDNPKALVKPNNSIDLQLILREDQ
- a CDS encoding GNAT family N-acetyltransferase, which codes for MLFLRPASINDIERISEIETLCFPQSEAADLDAFKQRFAVFPECFIVIEVDGKVVGHINGCINNKLEITDALFENASLHQPDGMYQTIFGLAVDPKFQHQGYASRLIQAFIQQSKERGLRGIVLTCKEHLVNYYERHGFKLEGQSNSTHGGSLWFDMTLIF
- a CDS encoding PTS fructose transporter subunit IIC, with amino-acid sequence MAQKKLVAVTACPTGIAHTFMAAKKIQSWAEKQGYQVKVETQGSDGIKNRLTAHDIATADAVVLAIDVPISEMERFEEANPLKVRTQELIKHFEALLPEAMKREKGTSSSANLPIDEKRSAYQVFIGHIMTGISYMLPVVVLGGLLMAIAKISGQFMDISGTPFETLDHLGFMTIKFMYPVFAGYLAYSIAGKPALIPAFIGGVMTDEPYKRFFDLHDWVPSGFFGAIAIGFLIGYLVRYLNDHIKIKTELTTLKTMLLVPLIAGVVMVLAMSYVINPFFGAVNQAMIHLFTQAGDAGRGLYSMVIAAGTAFDLGGPINKAAGSVALGLNGMGKNFDLIARELGIVIPPIGVGMAALLDGKFRPRVFSREEQTVGKTSFMLGLIGISEGAIPFILKNPKMIPVMILGSVIGTQLAVVLKVWQSLPLPAVWGWLLSSDPISYTLCVFVGSGFIAVSLLLCTKPASARD
- a CDS encoding sugar phosphorylase; protein product: MNKQQADLFKDKLEQRIARIYPDQDLSSISQKIMDLIARWQGTSNKAQWIDETTCYLICYGDSIACQDQPTLRGLKIFADRYLKGKISDIHILPMFPYTSDDGFSVLDYRKVDPILGDWPDLNDLAEHFDLMYDCVINHISKSSDWFRGYLAGEEKYRNFFIQGDLSQDYSSVTRPRTHPLFTPFTKEDGEQVHLWTTFSEDQVDLNFSEPGVLLESIDILLQYVANGGRSIRLDAIGFIWKQLGTRCIHLPQAHEIIKLWRQIVDLVAPGTRLITETNVPHQENISYFGAGDEAHMVYQFPLPPLTLHALLREDSSILSQWARELSAEAMENLSLGRKTSYFNFLASHDGIGMRPTEGILSDSERQFICHEAERKGGRVTYKSNGDGSQSPYELNINYLSALCEPTDSNQLKARKFLAAQSILLSLIGVPAIYYHSLLGSSNDRQGMLESGINRRINREKLKLEPLEQELDSSGSLRQLVFSQFATLLELRKGQAAFSPMAAQQVLELGDKLFALRRGNGADTITYILNISSDKQPVALAKPGFDLVSQSRFTQDFELEPYQFVWLKEV
- a CDS encoding MurR/RpiR family transcriptional regulator; the encoded protein is MKTFQGVERIIYEFLIGHAGELATISAKEIAAKAFTTTTSVNRVSKKLGYASYTELRYKLARDLSENQGGQQQQPQQQEQLEAFAMGLKEARVVYLYSRGASLVSGSYLSRFLSLTNIPHLVITDIHQLTLASEGVLVVISKSGMTQAVIEMAHNAKRKGLKVFSISHRDSTLAKFNHRNLSDVGAIDSISPYSRESQLHILKLVDSLGELLLRP